The Elgaria multicarinata webbii isolate HBS135686 ecotype San Diego chromosome 1, rElgMul1.1.pri, whole genome shotgun sequence genome has a window encoding:
- the NRSN2 gene encoding neurensin-2 gives MPVTSEPACGCRRGPNVEQGKWYGVRSYLHLFYEDCTSASLDDDLGEPPASTDSSGWTSVLWKVTFSAATLLLLTGAAALATGYLLPTKLEGIGEAEFMVLDQQAVEYNHALGICRAVGTALCALAGALLVTCLLSSGLRRTNQREEGQDAQDEPLVPVLRESSTGQRGPVVTAPPAAFRAAWVQRVQPKRDP, from the exons ATGCCCGTGACCAGCGAGCCTGCGTGTGGTTGCCGCCGGGGCCCAAACGTGGAGCAGGGCAAGTGGTACGGCGTGCGTTCCTACCTGCACCTTTTCTACGAGGACTGCACCAGCGCCAGCCTGGATGATGACCTTGGGGAGCCCCCTGCCTCGACGGACAGCAGTGGGTGGACTTCCGTCCTCTGGAAG GTGACCTTCTCTGCCGCGACCCTGCTGTTGCTCACTGGAGCAGCGGCTCTGGCCACGGGCTACCTCCTGCCCACCAAGTTGGAAGGAATCGGCGAAGCAGAGTTCATGGTGCTTGATCAGCAGGCCGTGGAGTACAACCATGCCCTGGGGATTTGCCGAGCGGTGGGCACGGCGTTGTGTGCCCTGGCCGGGGCGCTCTTGGTCACCTGCCTTCTGTCCTCTGGCCTCCGCAGAACGAACCAGCGGGAGGAAGGACAGGACGCCCAGGACGAGCCGCTGGTCCCCGTCTTGCGGGAGAGTTCCACCGGGCAGAGAGGCCCCGTTGTCACGGCGCCGCCTGCGGCCTTCCGAGCTGCGTGGGTGCAGCGCGTCCAGCCAAAGAGAGACCCGTGA